Proteins co-encoded in one Scomber scombrus chromosome 14, fScoSco1.1, whole genome shotgun sequence genomic window:
- the ube2b gene encoding ubiquitin-conjugating enzyme E2 B encodes MSTPARRRLMRDFKRLQEDPPTGVSGAPSENNIMLWNAVIFGPVGTPFEDGTFKLLIEFSEEYPNKPPTVRFVSRMFHPNVYADGSICLDILQNRWSPTYDVSSILTSIQSLLDEPNPNSPANSQAAQLYQENKREYEKRVTAIVEQSWVDV; translated from the exons ACTTCAAGAAGACCCTCCTACTGGAGTGAGCGGAGCGCCGTCAGAGAACAACATCATGCTTTGGAACGCTGTTATTTTTGG GCCTGTGGGAACACCATTTGAAGATG GAACGTTTAAGCTTCTGATAGAGTTTTCAGAGGAGTACCCAAATAAGCCTCCCACAGTTCGGTTTGTGTCCAGAATGTTTCACCCAAATG TTTATGCAGATGGCAGTATATGTTTAGACATCCTTCAGAATCGCTGGAGCCCCACATATGATGTCTCGTCCATACTCACCTCCATCCAG TCGTTGCTGGACGAGCCAAATCCCAACAGCCCGGCCAACAGTCAGGCCGCACAGCTCTATCAGGAAAACAAGAGGGAGTACGAGAAGAGGGTGACGGCCATCGTGGAGCAGAGCTGGGTGGACGTCTGA
- the cdkn2aipnl gene encoding CDKN2AIP N-terminal-like protein, protein MSSLDVDDFIQQNRVLADQVEKFRGYWESDKHWKPRREFVLRNINDYEFQQLDQLLSLSMVWANNVFLGCRYSTELLDKVKEMAEGVVVEDAPVFKTRDEIMKKQQGR, encoded by the exons ATGTCTTCCCTGGACGTAGATGATTTCATTCAGCAAAATAGAGTTCTTGCCGACCAAGTAGAAAAGTTTCGAGGCTACTGGGAGAGTGACAAACACTGGAAACCGAGGAGAGAGTTCGTCCTGCGGAACATAAATGACTATGAGTTTCAGCAGCTGGaccagctgctctctctctccatggtCTGGGCCAACAATGTCTTCCTCGGCTGTCG GTATAGCACAGAGCTCCTGgacaaagtgaaagaaatgGCAGAAGGCGTCGTGGTGGAGGACGCACCGGTCTTCAAGACAAGAGATGAGATCATGAAAAAGCAACAG GGTCGATGA